Proteins from a single region of Oreochromis niloticus isolate F11D_XX linkage group LG7, O_niloticus_UMD_NMBU, whole genome shotgun sequence:
- the prlra gene encoding prolactin receptor precursor (The RefSeq protein has 9 substitutions compared to this genomic sequence) → MMTKVGEVLLLLLLPAFVPHTDGTHYSLPGKPTEIKCRSPEKETFTCWWKPGSDGGLPTTYALYYRKEGSDVVHECPDYHTAGKNSCFFNKNNTLIWVSYNITVVATNALGKTYSDPQDIDVVYIVQPHPPEKLEVTVMKDQGWPFLRVSWEPPRKADTRSGWITLIYELRVKLEDEESEWENHAAGQQKMFNIFSLRSGGTYLIQVRCKPDHGFWSEWSSTSYVKVPEYLHREKSVWILVLVFSAFILLLLTWLIHMNSHSLKHCMLPPVPGPKIKGFDKQLLKSGKSDEVFSALVVSDFPPTTSNYEDLLVEYLEVYMPEQQELMVDKGKDHDGCLKSIGSASDSDSGRGSCDSDNLLMDKSGAPKEEQQQQNQEGDQIGKETQGPKEAWEKEAMPCANEDVVSPDASSEKVKTWPSVFSPVTPYSPLDPHNSLEMHKQHCLSNTQFPPGSPSSDHYIKEALQSSYWEVCFNNNQPYPQTEVHPQLQAHSDRNISAVNDRNAPTGLLLPTRMTEYVEVQRVNEENKVLLHPIPSGHSREKACPWVGQRDDYSKVKGVDSDNGLLLQREVVEEESMEMAGAAESCYTSSIAFTTPKQTACSPVALPVQDERVLAVSGYVDTATVFSVHT, encoded by the exons ATGATGACAAAAGTCGGAGAAGTTctcctgctgttgttgctgccaGCCTTTGTACCGCACACAGACGGAACAC ATTATAGCTTACCTGGCAAGCCCACAGATATCAAATGCCGTTCTCCAGAGAAAGAGACCTTCACATGCTGGTGGAAGCCGGGATCTGATGGGGGACTGCCTACTACATACGCTCTCTACTATCGAAAAGAAGG TTCTGACGTAGTGCACGAGTGCCCTGACTACCACACAGCCGGGAAGAACTCCTGCTTCTTTAACAAGAACGACACCCTTATCTGGGTCAGCTACAACATCACCGTGGTGGCCACCAACGCACTGGGCAAGACCTACTCTGACCCTCTGGATGTAGACGTGGTCTACATTG TCAAGCCCCATCCTCCAGAAAAGCTAGAAGTGACAGTAATGAAGGATCAGGGCTGGCCCTTTCTTCGAGTGTCTTGGGAACCACCTCGTAAGGCTGACACTCGCTCTGGCTGGATCACTCTAATCTATGAGCTCCGCGTCAAGTTGGAGGATGAGGAAAGCGAATGGGAG aatcacGCTGCAGGCCAGCAGAAGATGTTTAACATTTTCAGCCTGCGGTCAGGTGGTACATACCTTATTCAGGTGCGCTGTAAGCCCGATCACGGCTTTTGGAGTGAATGGAGTTCCACTTCCTACGTCAAAGTTCCCGAGT ATCTCCATCGGGGAAAGTCTGTCTGGATCCTCGTTTTAGTCTTTTCTGCCTTCATTTTACTGCTCCTCACATGGCTGATACAAATGAATAGCCACAG TCTGAAGCACTGCATGCTGCCACCAGTCCCAGGTCCTAAAATCAAAGGCTTTGACAAGCAGCTTCTCAAG agtGGCAAGTCTGACGAGGTGTTCAGCGCACTGGTGGTGTCTGACTTCCCACCAACCACGTCTAACTATGAGGACTTGCTGGTAGAATACTTAGAAGTGTATATGCCAGAACAGCAGGAACTGATGGTCGACAAAGGCAAGGATCATGACGGCTGCCTGAAATCCATAGGCTCGGCATCCGACAGTGACTCTGGCCGGGGCAGCTGTGACAGTGACAATCTGCTGATGGATAAGAGTGGCGCGCCGAAAGAGGAACAGCAGCAACAAAATCAGGAGGGAGATCAAATTGGGAAGGAGACACAAGGGCCCAAAGAAGCCTGGGAGAAGGAAGCGATGCCATGTGCTAATGAGGATGTAGTTAGCCCCGATGCATCAAGTGAGAAGGTTAAGACCTGGCCTTCTGTGTTTTCCCCAGTGACTCCGTACAGCCCACTGGATCCCCACAACTCACTTGAGATGCACAAACAGCATTGCCTTTCTAACACCCAGTTTCCTCCGGGCTCCCCATCCTCAGACCACTACATCAAAGAGGCTCTCCAATCAAGCTACTGGGAGGTCTGCTTTAATAATAATCAACCTTATCCCCAGACAGAGGTCCACCCGCAACTCCAGGCTCACAGCGATCGCAACATCTCAGCCGTCAACGACAGGAATGCACCCACTGGTCTGCTGTTGCCCACCCAGATGACTGAGTACGTTGAAGTGCAAAGGGTCAATGAGGAGAATAAAGTGCTTCTCCATCCTATTCCTTCAGGCCATAGCCGTGAAAAAGCCTGTCCCTGGGTAGGACAGAGAGACGATTATAGCAAAGTGAAAGGGGTAGACAGTGACAATGGGCTGCTGCTCCAGAGAGAGGTGGTGGAAGAAGAGAGCATGGAGATGGCTGGAGCAGCCGAGAGCTGCTACACATCTTCCATCGCTTTTACCACTCCTAAGCAAACAGCCTGCAGTCCCGTTGCCCTGCCGGTCCAGGATGAAAGGGTTCTGGCAGTAAGTGGATATGTCGACACTGCCACTGTATTCTCCCTGCACACCTAG
- the agxt2 gene encoding alanine--glyoxylate aminotransferase 2, mitochondrial gives MYKAISSLSGRCAALTRGSFSRPSLAYFHRASGALCQKSAFKPTSTDVPEMPPCNFNPEKYTGMSKDRMIEIRRQNCNPMTMKVTYYKKPVFIHQGYMQWLWDVDGRRYLDLFAGVATVSVGHCHPKVTAAAEQQLKKLWHTTNIYVYPTLHEYCEKLASHFPDPLKVIYLTNSGSEANDLAILMARLHTGNYDIISLRGSYHGGSPQTIGLTSNAAYKYPVASGFGCTNTMCPDVFRGPWGGSHCRDSPVQTIRECTCAQGHCMANQQYIAQLKETFATSVPNKIAAFFGEPIQGVGGAVQYPKNYLKEAYKLVREQGGICVADEVQTGFGRTGSHFWGFQGHDVIPDMVTMAKGIGNGFPMGAVVTTPEIAASFSKGLHFNTFGGNPLACAVASSVLDTIREDDTQQNSLRVGTYLITELAKLRDKYEIIGDVRGKGLQIGVEMVRDKASRDPLPPEAMAEIFEDVKDMGVLIGKGAIYGQTFRIKPPMCITKEDADFFVAVFDKSVRNYMEKR, from the exons ATGTATAAAGCTATATCGAGTCTAAGCGGACGCTGTGCTGCTTTAACACGAGGGTCCTTCTCAAGGCCCAGTTTGGCCTATTTCCACCGGGCAAGTG GAGCATTATGTCAGAAATCAGCCTTCAAGCCTACCTCTACAGACGTGCCAGAGATGCCCCCGTGCAATTTCAATCCAGAAAAATACACG GGTATGTCCAAAGACCGTATGATAGAGATCCGCAGACAGAACTGCAACCCCATGACCATGAAGGTTACTTATTATAAGAAGCCAGTGTTCATCCACCAGGGGTACATGCAGTGGCTGTGGGATGTGGACGGGAGACGATATCTGGATCTGTTTGCTGGTGTGGCAACTGTCAGTGTGGGCCACTGCCATCC GAAAGTAACAGCAGCTgcagagcagcagctgaagAAACTGTGGCATACAACTAACATCTATGTTTATCCAACGCTTCATGAGTATTGTGAAAAACTAGCCTCCCACTTCCCAGATCCGCTAAAG GTGATATATCTGACAAACAGTGGCTCGGAAGCCAATGACCTGGCAATTTTGATGGCTCGTCTCCACACAGGCAACTACGATATAATTAGTTTAAG AGGGTCATATCATGGTGGCAGTCCACAGACCATTGGCCTCACTTCCAATGCAGCATATAAATACCCTGTTGCCAGTGGTTTTGGCTGCACAAAT ACCATGTGTCCCGATGTGTTCAGAGGGCCTTGGGGAGGAAGCCACTGCAGAGACTCCCCCGTTCAGACCATCAGAGAGTGCACTTGTGCCCAAG GTCACTGCATGGCAAATCAACAGTACATTGCACAATTGAAAGAGACATTTGCTACAAGTGTCCCAAATAAAATAGCTGCTTTCTTTGGAGAGCCGATTCAG GGAGTGGGAGGAGCTGTGCAGTATCCTAAAAACTACCTTAAGGAGGCTTACAAACTTGTAAGAGAGCAAGGAGGAATCTGCGTTGCTGACGAG GTCCAGACTGGATTTGGACGAACAGGAAGCCACTTTTGGGGTTTCCAAGGCCACGATGTCATTCCTGATATGGTTACAATGGCGAAGGGCATTGGCAATGGATTCCCGATGGGAGCTGTTGTTACAACACCAG AAATTGCAGCCTCCTTTTCCAAGGGGCTTCACTTCAACACCTTTGGGGGAAATCCTTTGGCTTGTGCTGTTGCTTCATCGGTGCTTGAT ACCATCAGAGAGGACGACACCCAGCAGAACAGCCTTCGTGTGGGCACCTATCTGATAACAGAGCTCGCGAAACTCAGAGACAAGTATGAGATCATCGGTGATGTCCGTGGAAAAGGCCTGCAGATCGGTGTGGAAATGGTCCGAGACAAG gcCAGCCGAGATCCGCTACCCCCTGAGGCAATGGCTGAGATTTTTGAGGATGTCAAGGACATGGGAGTCCTGATTGGGAAAGGAGCAATATATGGACAG ACCTTCCGCATCAAACCGCCCATGTGCATCACAAAGGAAGATGCTGATTTCTTCGTGGCAGTCTTTGACAAGTCTGTCCGCAACTACatggaaaaaagataa